A region of the Massilia sp. erpn genome:
CATGGAAGTGGTGGAGTGGGTGCTGGGCGGCGAGGTGCAGCAGGATATCGTGATGCTGATTAACCACTACGGCGGCCAGGCCGTGGGCCTGACCGGCAAGGACGGCGGCTTGATCCGCGCGCGCAAGATGGCCATGCCGGACCGCGAAAATCCGGGCCAGTTCCTCGACATCGGCTTCGTCGGCGAGATCGACGCGATCAATCCGGCCGTGGTCAAGGCGCTGCAGGACGACGCCTTCATCCCCATCATTTCGCCGATCGGCTTCGGCCAGGACGGCCAGGCCTACAACATCAATGCCGACGTGGTAGCGGGCAAGATCGCGGAAATCCTGAAGGCCGAAAAGCTGATCATGATGACCAATATCGCCGGCGTTCAGGACAAGAACGGCAATCTGGTGACCGACCTGTCGGCGCGCGAAATCGACGAGATGTTCGCCGACGGCACGATTTCGGGCGGCATGCTGCCTAAAATTTCCTCAGCATTGGACGCTGCCAAGTCCGGCGTGAACACCGTGCACATCATCGATGGGCGGATTGAGCACAGTTTATTGCTTGAGGTGTTGACCGAACAGGCATTTGGCACTATGATCCGGTCTCACTAAATTTTTTAGCGGCGCAAGAACACCACAGCGCCGCTGAAATGTGAATGCCCTTGTAGCTCAGTGGTAGAGCACTCCCTTGGTAAGGGAGAGGCCACGTGTTCAATCCACGTCAAGGGCACCATTCCTCTTCAGTACACCCGCTCCACCGCAATACCTCGCCGACGCAGCAGTTCCGGCACATTCTCCCAACCGACCAGATGCAGCGCCCCGATCGCGGCCACGCTGAGTTTTTCGCGCGCCAGCAGTTTGGCAATGCCGTCGGCCAGTTGCGGATTGCGCTCTTCCAGCAATACCTTTTTCATAAATTTGCCGGAAAAAGTAGCATCACTGGACAGTTTGCGCGCCACGGCATCCAAGGCGGCCGGATTGGCGCTGCTCCAGGCGTCCATCAATTCGCGCGCTTCGGCCGCATATTTCTCGTCTTCGATCGATTGCAGGTCTTCTTCCAGCATGCGCAGCTGCTCGGCGTCGCTCAGGCGGCCGAACAGGGCCATCTGGCCTTCCACCGACTCCAGCTCCTCGACCTTGAGGCGGCGCGCGTGCGCCTGCTTGGACAGCCAAGCGTCCACCGCCAGGATGGGTTGATAACCCTGGGCGCCGAATTCCGCGATGGTCAGGGCGCTGGTCAGCATCCACGGCTTCAAGGGCGCGGCCGCTTCCGGCGGAATGCCGTATTTGCGCAGCGCCCGCTCCAGGCGCGCGCGCGAGGCCGGCGAGAGCTGGGCCGAGGCCGGGCCGCTGCCGGGCGCGTAGACGCCGTATTTGCGCACGGCGTTGAGCATGCGTTTCTGGTCCGCCAGCGGGTCGATTTCCAGCGCCAGCACGCTGGCCTGCATCAGGGCTTCGGTGATGCGCGGTTCCAGCGGATAGAAATCGGGCGAGCCGACGTGGATGGTGCCGAACAGGTAAAGCGTATTGCCGCCCTGCTCCGCCTTGAACAGCACGCCGCGGTTCGGAATGGCCGTGGCGCTAGCCTGCGCCTGCTGCGCCCATGCGGGCTGCAAGGTCAGGCAGAACAGACTGTAAAAGATCACTATAATCAGGCGTCGCATGTTTTCCTTGGCTGCTTACTCTCTGGTTAATCTCCCGTGAATATTAAACGCTCCGATCCGGTCTGGCTATTCGACCTGGATAACACCCTGCACAACGCCTCGCACGCCATCTTCCCGGCTATCAAAACGAATATGAATGCCTATATGGCACGCGTGCTGGGCGACGGCGACACGCCGGCGGATATGGAGACAGTGAATGCGGCACGCACCCTGTATTGGCAGCGCTATGGCGCAACGCTGCTGGGACTGGTGCGCCACCATGGCGTAAACGCCGGCCATTTCCTGGACCAGACGCATGAGATGGAAGATCTGCGCGCCATGATGCGCCATGAAAAAGGCCTGGGCCGCCTGCTCAAGCGCCTGCCCGGCCGCAAAATCCTGCTGACCAACGCGCCGCACCGCTATTCGACGGCGGTGCTGCGGCATATGGGCTTGCAGCGCCAGTTCTCCCACCATATCTCGATCGAATCGATGCGGGTGCACCGCGAGCTGCGGCCCAAGCCGTCAAAACTGATGCTGCGCTCCCTGATGCGCAAGCAGGGCGTGACGGCGCGCCGCTGCATTCTGGTGGAGGACACGCTGGCCAATCTGCGCACGGCGCATATGCTGGGCATGCGCACCGTCTGGGTCACGCAATACCTGATCGTGGGCGATCCGATTGGCTCGGCACATCCCCCGAAAAGGCTGAATCGGCCCGCTTGGGTCGATGTCAAAGTAAAATCTGTCAAACATCTGCCGGCGCGGCTTGCGCGCCTGCGCTGATTCCCTCTTTTCAACCTTAGGTCGAACTCACATGGCTAGTACCCCGCCAGGCCAACGCCGGCTGCAAATCCTCCAGGCCTTGGCCGAGATGCTGGAGCACCCGAAAGGCGAGAAAATCACCACCGCCGCGCTGGCGCGCAAGCTGGAATTCTCGGAGGCGGCCCTGTACCGCCATTTCGCCAGCAAGGCGCAGATGTTCGAGGGGCTGATCGAGTTCATCGAGTCCACGGTCTTTGGCCTGATCAACCAGATCGCCGAAAAACAGCAGGACGGCCTGGCCCAGGCGCGCGACATCCTGGCCATGCTGCTGCATTTCGCCAGCAGCAATCCGGGCATGACCCGGGTGCTGATCGGCGACGCGCTGGTGAACGAGGACGAGCGCCTGCAGGCGCGCATGAACCAGTTTTACGACCGCGTGGAGCTGGCGCTGAAACAGGCGCTGCGCCTGGCCGCCAGCGAAGGTCTGGCGCACGAAGCCGACGTGCCGGCGCGCGCCGCCATGCTGGTCAACTATGTTTTGGGCTGCTGGCACCGTTACGCCAAGAGCGGCTTCAAGCAAAACCCCTCACAGGATGCCCCCATCCAGATCGCACTACTGCTGCAATGAACGACACTAGCTTCACCGGTTTTCCCTGCTTTGCGCTGCTGGACGACGCCAGCCCTGGCGATACCCTGGCGCCGCGCTCGCGCCTGTACACCGGCCACGCCGCCACCCTGAGCTGCAGCGACAGCGCGCAATGGCCGCAGTTGCTGGAGCAGATGCAGGCGGCGCTGGCGCGCGGCCAGTACGCCGTGAGCCTGTGCAGCTATGAACTGGGCGGCCATCTGCATGGCCTGCCGCCGCGCGCGGCGCAGGACGGCCAGCCGCCATTGGCGCAGATCCTGCTGTTCGAACGCTGCGAACTGCTCGGCCAAGCCGAGGTTGCGGCATGGCTGGCCGAGCGCTCCAGCGCGGAAGCCGGCGATGCGGCGGCGGCGGCCGGCTTGGCCGCTATCCGCGCCAATGTGACGGAAGCGGAGTTCAGCGATGCGATTGAACGCATCCGCGCCTATATCGCGGCGGGCGACACCTATCAGGTCAACTACACCTACCGCCTGCGCTTCGACGCCTTCGGTTCCATCTACGCCCTGTACGAAAGGCTGCGCGCGCGCCAGCCGGTGCCTTACGGCGCCCTGATCGGACTGGAAGACGGTACGGCGGTGGTCTCGCTGTCGCCCGAGCTGTTCGTCCAGCACCAGGACGGCGTGCTGACGGCGCGCCCGATGAAGGGCACGGCGCCGGCCGCCCTGCCCTCGCCCGCCATGCAGGACGCGGCAGCCCTGGCCGAGGAAAACCAGCGCCGCGCCCAGGCGCTGGCCAGCGATCCCAAGAACCGTGCCGAGAACCTGATGATCGTGGACCTGCTGCGCAACGATATCGGCCGCGTGGCCGTCACCGGCAGCGTGCAGGTGCCCGACCTGTTCGAAGTGCAGCGCTACAGCAGCGTGCTACAAATGACCTCCACCGTGCGCGCCGAACTGCGCCCCGACGCCAGCCTGGCTGAAGTCTTCGACGCGCTTTATCCCTGCGGCTCGATCACGGGCGCGCCCAAGCGCCGCACCATGGAAATCATCACCGAGCTGGAAACGGCGCCGCGCGGCATCTACACCGGCGCGATCGGCTGGTTCGATCCGCCCGCGCAAGCGCAAGGCGCGCGCCGCTTCGGCAATTTCTGCCTGTCGGTGCCGATCCGCACCCTGTATCTGCAAACGCCTGAAAATGGCGTGCGGCGCGGCGAAATGGGCGTGGGCGCAGGCATCGTCTACGACAGCAATCCGCAGGACGAATTCGCCGAGTGCCAATTGAAGGCGCGTTTCCTCACCGGCCTGTCCAACGATTTCGAGCTGTTCGAAACCATGCACGCCACGCGCGAAAGCGGCGCGCGCCATCTCGAACGCCATCTGCAGCGGCTGGAAGCTTCGGCGCGCTACTTCGGCTTTGCCTGGGACGAGGCGGCGGCGCGCGCCTATATCCAGATGGCCTGCAATGCGCTGCCGCCCGCCACGCCGCACCGCCTACGCCTGGCGATGAAACAGGCCGGCGCCTTCGCCGCGCAAAGCGGCGCGCTCACGCCGCTGGCGGAACCGGTGCGCGTGCTGCTGGCGCCCGAGGCCACCAGCGCCAGCGAGCTTTTCCTGCGCCATAAATCGACACTGCGCGCGCGCTACGACGCGGCCTGGAAGGCGGCCGAAGCGCAAGGCGCTTTCGACCAGCTCTTCTTCAACGAGCTCGGCGAACTGACCGAGGGCG
Encoded here:
- the argB gene encoding acetylglutamate kinase — protein: MNQNDLTAVSPQIKAQILAEALPYIRNFHGKTIVIKYGGNAMTDERLKHGFARDVILLKLVGMNPVVVHGGGPQIDNALKKIGKQGTFVQGMRITDEETMEVVEWVLGGEVQQDIVMLINHYGGQAVGLTGKDGGLIRARKMAMPDRENPGQFLDIGFVGEIDAINPAVVKALQDDAFIPIISPIGFGQDGQAYNINADVVAGKIAEILKAEKLIMMTNIAGVQDKNGNLVTDLSAREIDEMFADGTISGGMLPKISSALDAAKSGVNTVHIIDGRIEHSLLLEVLTEQAFGTMIRSH
- a CDS encoding TraB/GumN family protein, which produces MRRLIIVIFYSLFCLTLQPAWAQQAQASATAIPNRGVLFKAEQGGNTLYLFGTIHVGSPDFYPLEPRITEALMQASVLALEIDPLADQKRMLNAVRKYGVYAPGSGPASAQLSPASRARLERALRKYGIPPEAAAPLKPWMLTSALTIAEFGAQGYQPILAVDAWLSKQAHARRLKVEELESVEGQMALFGRLSDAEQLRMLEEDLQSIEDEKYAAEARELMDAWSSANPAALDAVARKLSSDATFSGKFMKKVLLEERNPQLADGIAKLLAREKLSVAAIGALHLVGWENVPELLRRRGIAVERVY
- a CDS encoding pyrimidine 5'-nucleotidase codes for the protein MNIKRSDPVWLFDLDNTLHNASHAIFPAIKTNMNAYMARVLGDGDTPADMETVNAARTLYWQRYGATLLGLVRHHGVNAGHFLDQTHEMEDLRAMMRHEKGLGRLLKRLPGRKILLTNAPHRYSTAVLRHMGLQRQFSHHISIESMRVHRELRPKPSKLMLRSLMRKQGVTARRCILVEDTLANLRTAHMLGMRTVWVTQYLIVGDPIGSAHPPKRLNRPAWVDVKVKSVKHLPARLARLR
- the slmA gene encoding nucleoid occlusion factor SlmA, which produces MASTPPGQRRLQILQALAEMLEHPKGEKITTAALARKLEFSEAALYRHFASKAQMFEGLIEFIESTVFGLINQIAEKQQDGLAQARDILAMLLHFASSNPGMTRVLIGDALVNEDERLQARMNQFYDRVELALKQALRLAASEGLAHEADVPARAAMLVNYVLGCWHRYAKSGFKQNPSQDAPIQIALLLQ
- a CDS encoding bifunctional anthranilate synthase component I family protein/class IV aminotransferase, translating into MNDTSFTGFPCFALLDDASPGDTLAPRSRLYTGHAATLSCSDSAQWPQLLEQMQAALARGQYAVSLCSYELGGHLHGLPPRAAQDGQPPLAQILLFERCELLGQAEVAAWLAERSSAEAGDAAAAAGLAAIRANVTEAEFSDAIERIRAYIAAGDTYQVNYTYRLRFDAFGSIYALYERLRARQPVPYGALIGLEDGTAVVSLSPELFVQHQDGVLTARPMKGTAPAALPSPAMQDAAALAEENQRRAQALASDPKNRAENLMIVDLLRNDIGRVAVTGSVQVPDLFEVQRYSSVLQMTSTVRAELRPDASLAEVFDALYPCGSITGAPKRRTMEIITELETAPRGIYTGAIGWFDPPAQAQGARRFGNFCLSVPIRTLYLQTPENGVRRGEMGVGAGIVYDSNPQDEFAECQLKARFLTGLSNDFELFETMHATRESGARHLERHLQRLEASARYFGFAWDEAAARAYIQMACNALPPATPHRLRLAMKQAGAFAAQSGALTPLAEPVRVLLAPEATSASELFLRHKSTLRARYDAAWKAAEAQGAFDQLFFNELGELTEGGRSSIFLRLSGRWVTPPLACGLLPGVMRAVILDAWQAEEAVITRAMLAQAEEIVVCNALRGALRATL